From Enterococcus mediterraneensis, the proteins below share one genomic window:
- a CDS encoding M20 family metallopeptidase — protein MKQFITEEHQNAAVKALEELIKVPSVLDEADAGAGHPFGKNVVAALDKVVEICGSLGFKTFRDPDGFYAYAEVGEGEELFGVLCHMDVVPAADQKGWETDPFTPEIKDGMIIGRGSQDDKGPSMAALFAVKALMDAGVEFNQRIRFIFGSDEENLWRCIEKYNEKEEGITRGFAPDAEFPLIYAEKGLLQAYLTGPGTDKFAVKAGGALNVVPDTAPYSGANVQEVKENLKKFGFDFEENGEEIVVLGKSIHAKDAPEGTNAVSRLAMALAPIADFAPLDFLGNVVKENATGENVVGKTMDEQSGELTMNIASLEITPEQTKIGIDMRIPVTFKKDDLVEKIKEKIKDYDLTYEEFDFLDSLYVPVDSELVKTLLGTYREITGDMTEPMVSGGATFARTMNNCVAFGAMFTDTPDFMHQANEQWELASMYKVMTIYAEAIYRLCGK, from the coding sequence ATGAAACAATTTATTACAGAAGAACATCAAAATGCTGCTGTCAAAGCGTTGGAAGAACTGATCAAAGTTCCTTCTGTGCTTGACGAAGCAGATGCGGGAGCAGGACATCCTTTTGGTAAAAATGTTGTTGCCGCGTTAGACAAAGTAGTAGAAATCTGCGGAAGTCTTGGTTTTAAAACCTTCAGAGATCCTGACGGCTTTTACGCGTATGCTGAAGTAGGCGAAGGAGAAGAATTGTTTGGTGTTCTTTGCCACATGGATGTGGTACCGGCAGCAGATCAAAAGGGCTGGGAAACTGATCCTTTCACTCCAGAAATCAAAGACGGCATGATCATCGGTCGTGGTTCACAAGATGACAAAGGTCCTTCAATGGCGGCATTGTTTGCTGTCAAAGCATTGATGGATGCCGGTGTTGAATTCAATCAACGGATTCGTTTTATTTTTGGGTCAGACGAAGAAAATCTTTGGCGTTGTATCGAAAAATACAATGAAAAAGAAGAAGGAATCACTCGCGGGTTTGCACCAGACGCGGAATTCCCATTGATCTACGCGGAAAAAGGATTGCTGCAAGCCTACTTGACAGGTCCTGGAACAGATAAATTTGCTGTTAAAGCCGGCGGTGCATTGAATGTTGTGCCTGATACCGCGCCTTACAGCGGAGCGAATGTTCAGGAAGTAAAAGAAAATCTGAAAAAATTCGGTTTTGATTTTGAAGAAAACGGCGAAGAGATCGTTGTACTTGGTAAAAGTATCCATGCTAAAGACGCGCCGGAAGGAACCAATGCAGTGTCTCGCTTGGCGATGGCACTAGCACCGATCGCTGATTTTGCGCCCCTTGATTTTCTAGGCAATGTCGTTAAAGAAAACGCCACAGGAGAAAACGTTGTTGGCAAAACGATGGACGAACAATCCGGAGAATTAACAATGAATATCGCCAGTCTTGAGATCACTCCTGAACAAACAAAGATCGGTATCGACATGCGGATCCCGGTTACTTTCAAAAAAGATGATCTGGTTGAAAAAATCAAAGAAAAAATCAAAGATTATGATTTGACTTATGAAGAATTTGATTTCTTAGATTCATTGTATGTACCAGTTGACAGCGAATTAGTCAAAACACTTTTAGGAACATATCGCGAAATAACCGGTGATATGACTGAACCAATGGTATCCGGTGGCGCGACATTTGCCCGCACGATGAACAATTGCGTAGCTTTCGGAGCGATGTTTACCGATACGCCTGACTTCATGCACCAAGCCAATGAACAATGGGAATTGGCCAGCATGTACAAGGTCATGACAATCTACGCTGAAGCGATCTATCGTTTATGCGGAAAATAA
- a CDS encoding ferredoxin yields MARLCKIVPERCIACGLCAVYAPDIFEYDEEGIVLFKQEPEAHQQFVQPAEEAAVTKAYQKCPVRAILLEELDK; encoded by the coding sequence ATGGCCCGATTATGTAAAATCGTTCCTGAACGCTGTATTGCTTGCGGATTATGTGCCGTTTATGCTCCTGATATTTTTGAATATGACGAAGAAGGGATCGTTTTATTCAAACAAGAACCAGAGGCTCATCAACAATTTGTTCAGCCGGCAGAAGAAGCCGCTGTGACCAAAGCTTATCAAAAATGTCCCGTCCGCGCAATCTTGCTTGAGGAACTGGATAAATAG
- a CDS encoding helix-turn-helix domain-containing protein produces the protein MNEFILALFQEHGKLKPSSLFHLLKGKRTTSILSFGFFHDLLHLNGMLPKYEQEAFWHMIDTLIAEGSLVARDEEVLITPSGIKAIQKLPTEFLKKVDYFTLGRRSEKMWRLVQFTVQVASNLGKTNHYLPLETSPEYTEKIRHLVRQHPDQLADRIFQELTVIFESMPAKAADYLAQTFTGHQVIGHAAYQLTPDNFREFPWSQLYHDSHTQYFFRLLQQHPDFLLYQLTAPYYLENENQSMHKTRELFLAGYSKEQIMKQRHLKAGTINDHLIEWALRDPRFPFSAFISSAALEKLVTIDGDYRNWDYREILAAYQIPFEEVRLYQIMRKREETHA, from the coding sequence ATGAATGAATTCATTTTAGCTTTGTTCCAAGAACATGGCAAGCTAAAGCCGAGTTCGCTGTTTCACTTATTAAAAGGAAAACGGACGACTTCGATCTTATCATTTGGTTTTTTTCATGACTTGCTCCATTTAAACGGTATGCTGCCTAAATATGAACAAGAAGCCTTTTGGCACATGATCGATACACTGATAGCTGAAGGTTCATTAGTTGCAAGGGATGAAGAGGTGCTGATCACACCTTCAGGAATAAAAGCGATCCAGAAACTGCCTACTGAATTTTTGAAAAAAGTCGATTATTTTACTTTGGGAAGGCGAAGTGAAAAAATGTGGCGTCTTGTTCAATTTACGGTCCAAGTCGCTTCGAATTTAGGAAAGACCAACCATTATCTGCCGTTAGAGACTTCGCCAGAGTATACAGAGAAGATCCGGCATCTCGTACGTCAGCATCCTGATCAGCTTGCTGATCGTATCTTTCAAGAATTGACAGTGATTTTTGAGTCCATGCCGGCAAAAGCTGCCGATTATTTAGCGCAGACATTTACTGGACATCAAGTGATTGGTCATGCGGCGTATCAATTGACCCCAGATAACTTCCGCGAATTTCCTTGGTCTCAGCTGTATCATGACAGTCACACCCAATATTTTTTCCGTTTGCTGCAACAGCATCCTGACTTTCTTTTGTACCAGTTGACGGCTCCTTATTATCTGGAAAATGAAAATCAAAGTATGCATAAAACCCGAGAATTATTTCTTGCGGGCTATTCTAAAGAGCAGATCATGAAGCAAAGACATTTGAAAGCTGGTACTATCAACGATCATTTGATCGAATGGGCGTTGCGAGATCCACGATTTCCTTTTTCCGCGTTCATCTCATCTGCTGCATTGGAAAAATTGGTAACGATCGATGGTGATTATCGCAATTGGGACTATCGGGAAATCTTGGCGGCTTATCAAATCCCATTTGAAGAAGTCCGACTCTATCAAATCATGCGAAAACGGGAGGAAACTCATGCTTGA
- a CDS encoding RecQ family ATP-dependent DNA helicase has translation MLEETLHKYFGYDTFRIGQKEVVESVLQGNDTLAVLPTGTGKSLCYQLSGYLLEGLVVIVSPLISLMEDQVSSLQKTQEKRVIALNSLLTKEEKRFVLRKLNQYKFLFASPEMLLQPEVLQALERCKIALLVIDEAHCVSQWGIDFRPEYRQLQRVKKRLKDPVTLALTATATKLVRNDIAATLLKENLNEIVYSVDRPNIALFVRETDDKFATLEETLKHFSGSGIIYCATRKNVEELYGLLKDRWNVGYYHGGLETNQRKVLQQQFSSGQLQLLIATNAFGMGINKPDIRFIIHYDLSDSLENYIQEIGRAGRDGRQSYAILLYQQGDEYVHHFFSQITQKEREGLERLFAHQQEETTPLQEKWQNQAQVIGEEAVLQLLTQNEEMKKQRLQNMLSYIFSTGCRRERLLANFEEELGVIPDQCCDLHGAQLPDPEIPRAAMATVDHWQEILLKLFKENI, from the coding sequence ATGCTTGAGGAAACGCTGCACAAATACTTCGGCTACGACACATTTCGTATCGGGCAAAAAGAGGTAGTCGAATCTGTTCTCCAAGGCAACGATACCTTAGCGGTTTTGCCGACGGGGACAGGAAAAAGTCTTTGCTATCAGCTATCCGGTTATTTGCTGGAGGGATTGGTGGTGATTGTTTCACCGTTGATCTCATTGATGGAAGATCAAGTCAGTTCGTTGCAGAAAACGCAGGAAAAGCGGGTGATCGCGTTGAACAGCCTGCTGACAAAAGAAGAAAAACGGTTTGTTCTCCGCAAGCTGAACCAATATAAGTTTTTATTTGCCAGTCCGGAAATGCTTTTGCAGCCAGAAGTTTTGCAAGCCTTAGAGCGATGCAAGATCGCATTGCTGGTGATTGATGAAGCCCATTGTGTATCACAGTGGGGGATCGATTTTCGTCCGGAATACCGACAACTGCAGCGGGTGAAAAAAAGATTGAAGGACCCTGTGACACTGGCTTTGACCGCGACAGCTACAAAACTGGTCAGAAACGATATTGCCGCAACGCTTTTGAAAGAAAATCTTAACGAGATCGTTTATTCGGTGGATCGGCCTAACATTGCGCTTTTTGTTAGAGAAACCGATGATAAATTTGCGACACTAGAAGAGACATTGAAGCATTTCAGTGGATCAGGAATCATTTATTGCGCAACACGAAAAAATGTCGAAGAACTGTACGGTCTTCTAAAAGATCGCTGGAATGTCGGTTATTATCACGGTGGACTGGAAACCAATCAGCGAAAGGTTCTGCAGCAGCAGTTCTCTTCAGGACAACTGCAATTGTTGATCGCCACGAATGCGTTTGGGATGGGGATCAACAAACCGGATATTCGGTTTATCATCCATTATGATCTATCTGACAGTTTGGAAAATTATATCCAAGAAATCGGACGGGCAGGAAGAGACGGCCGGCAAAGTTACGCGATCCTTCTTTATCAACAAGGGGACGAATATGTCCATCACTTCTTCTCGCAGATCACGCAAAAAGAGCGGGAAGGACTGGAGCGTTTGTTTGCTCACCAGCAAGAAGAAACGACGCCCTTGCAGGAAAAATGGCAGAACCAAGCACAGGTCATCGGTGAAGAAGCTGTCTTGCAGTTGCTGACGCAAAATGAGGAAATGAAAAAACAACGATTGCAAAATATGCTGTCTTATATCTTTTCCACTGGTTGCCGAAGAGAAAGATTATTAGCTAATTTTGAAGAAGAGTTAGGCGTGATCCCAGACCAGTGCTGTGATCTTCATGGCGCGCAACTGCCAGATCCTGAAATACCACGGGCTGCCATGGCAACAGTTGATCATTGGCAAGAGATTTTACTAAAATTGTTTAAAGAAAATATTTGA
- a CDS encoding LysM peptidoglycan-binding domain-containing protein gives MSRKDKHNDVQKNETQEPWEQPIYDTEYDQSASRSQTRKQKRGNSTFLVALVILLALSIALPTAAYYFLIRDRNSNTAETAQTTEVTESSTKESSTEESSTSESSTKESSTEETSESSEETNQAAENENAAQNQEENQNQGQDQGQTQNQEQNQNNQANDQTNNQANDQTNNQTGGEQYTTVQDGEGPNQVAARMGISVDQLFQLNGMDPNNFMLYPGQQVRVK, from the coding sequence TTGAGCAGAAAAGACAAACATAACGACGTTCAAAAAAATGAAACACAAGAACCGTGGGAACAGCCGATTTATGATACGGAGTATGACCAAAGCGCTTCTCGTTCACAAACTCGGAAACAAAAACGCGGCAACTCAACATTTTTGGTGGCTCTAGTGATTCTATTAGCTCTTAGTATCGCGCTGCCTACAGCTGCCTATTACTTCTTGATCCGTGATCGAAACAGCAATACAGCAGAAACTGCGCAAACGACAGAAGTCACTGAAAGCTCTACGAAGGAATCTTCAACAGAAGAATCTTCAACAAGTGAAAGCTCTACGAAGGAATCTTCAACAGAAGAAACCAGCGAGTCGTCTGAAGAAACCAATCAAGCTGCTGAAAATGAGAATGCTGCTCAAAATCAAGAAGAAAACCAAAATCAAGGACAAGATCAAGGGCAAACTCAAAATCAAGAGCAAAACCAAAATAACCAAGCAAATGATCAAACAAATAATCAAGCAAACGACCAAACAAACAACCAAACTGGCGGTGAGCAATATACCACTGTTCAAGATGGAGAAGGTCCTAACCAAGTAGCTGCTCGTATGGGTATCTCGGTGGATCAATTGTTCCAATTAAACGGCATGGATCCTAATAATTTTATGCTGTATCCTGGTCAACAAGTACGCGTCAAATAA
- the cmk gene encoding (d)CMP kinase yields the protein MKKINIAIDGPASSGKSTVAKILAKKYGFVYTDTGAMYRSVTYLAIQKNVAFSDEAGLVQLIKEHEISFKQTDNGQLVFIDGEDVSKVIREPEVTNNVSEVSAHGKVRAELVRQQQKIAEEGGVVMDGRDIGTAVLPNAEVKIFLIASAEERAQRRFKENQEKGIATDFETLKKEIEQRDYLDSHREVSPLKQAEDAVLVDTTGMSIQEVVEAIQKVVADKGYL from the coding sequence ATGAAAAAGATCAATATTGCGATCGACGGACCGGCTTCTTCCGGTAAAAGCACGGTTGCCAAGATTTTAGCCAAAAAGTACGGATTTGTTTACACGGATACTGGAGCGATGTATCGCAGTGTCACTTATTTAGCGATCCAGAAAAATGTAGCATTCTCAGATGAAGCTGGGCTTGTTCAACTAATCAAAGAGCATGAGATATCTTTCAAACAAACGGATAACGGACAATTAGTCTTCATCGACGGCGAGGACGTCTCCAAAGTGATCCGAGAACCTGAAGTGACCAACAATGTGTCCGAAGTTTCTGCTCACGGAAAAGTAAGAGCTGAGTTGGTCCGTCAACAACAAAAAATCGCTGAAGAAGGCGGAGTTGTGATGGATGGCCGTGATATCGGAACAGCTGTATTGCCAAACGCGGAAGTGAAGATTTTTTTGATCGCCAGCGCAGAAGAACGGGCACAACGCCGATTCAAGGAAAACCAAGAAAAAGGGATTGCAACTGATTTCGAGACGCTGAAAAAAGAGATCGAACAACGGGATTATCTGGATTCCCATCGCGAAGTTTCTCCTTTGAAGCAAGCGGAAGATGCTGTATTAGTAGACACTACCGGTATGAGCATCCAAGAAGTAGTAGAAGCAATCCAAAAAGTTGTCGCAGACAAAGGTTATTTATAA
- the rpsA gene encoding 30S ribosomal protein S1, producing the protein MTEFENGQVENGNESMADALESFQEVKVGDIVKGEVLAVEDKQAIVGIEGAGVEGVVPAKELSTLPVEDINEIVKVGDVLDLVVISTIGKDKENGSYLLSKRRLDAKKVWEDIEKDFKEGNIIEAPVTNVVKGGLVVDVGVRGFVPASMVEDHFVADFEDYKGKTLAFKIIEIEPSENRLILSHKAVVETEKEAKKQEVLSSIHEGETLEGTVARLTDFGAFIDLGGVDGLVHVSEISHGHVERPSDVLNVGDSVNVKVLSVDPEKERVSLSIKDTLPGPWTDIEEKAAAGTVLEGTVKRLTSFGAFVEIFPGVEGLVHISQISHKHIATPHEVLKEGDTVQVKVLEVHPEEHRVALSIKALEEKPQEEKEETYEMPEESTGFTMGDILGDALKDDTNSDEE; encoded by the coding sequence ATGACAGAATTTGAAAACGGTCAAGTAGAAAACGGAAATGAATCAATGGCTGATGCATTGGAAAGTTTCCAAGAAGTAAAAGTCGGCGATATCGTTAAAGGCGAAGTACTAGCGGTTGAAGATAAACAAGCGATCGTAGGTATCGAAGGAGCAGGCGTGGAAGGCGTTGTTCCAGCTAAAGAATTGTCTACTTTGCCAGTAGAGGACATCAATGAAATCGTCAAAGTCGGTGATGTATTGGATCTAGTTGTAATCTCAACCATTGGCAAAGACAAAGAAAACGGCAGCTACCTGCTTTCAAAACGTCGTCTGGACGCGAAAAAAGTTTGGGAAGATATCGAAAAAGACTTTAAAGAAGGCAATATCATTGAAGCCCCTGTTACAAATGTTGTCAAAGGCGGTTTAGTCGTTGACGTAGGCGTACGCGGTTTCGTACCAGCTTCAATGGTGGAAGACCATTTTGTTGCTGATTTCGAAGATTACAAAGGAAAAACTCTTGCTTTCAAAATCATTGAAATCGAACCTTCTGAAAATCGTTTGATTTTATCCCATAAAGCAGTTGTTGAAACTGAAAAAGAAGCGAAAAAGCAAGAAGTTCTTTCTTCTATCCATGAAGGAGAAACTCTGGAAGGAACAGTTGCCCGTTTAACAGACTTCGGTGCGTTTATCGATCTTGGCGGCGTTGATGGTTTGGTCCATGTCTCAGAAATCTCTCACGGACACGTTGAACGCCCTAGCGATGTATTGAACGTCGGCGATTCAGTAAATGTCAAAGTTCTTTCTGTTGATCCGGAAAAAGAACGTGTTTCGCTATCTATCAAAGATACATTGCCTGGACCTTGGACAGACATCGAAGAAAAAGCTGCTGCAGGTACTGTTTTAGAAGGTACTGTGAAACGTTTGACAAGTTTTGGCGCATTTGTGGAAATTTTCCCAGGTGTCGAAGGACTAGTTCATATTTCACAAATCTCTCACAAACATATCGCGACGCCTCATGAAGTACTTAAAGAAGGCGACACTGTTCAAGTGAAAGTCTTGGAAGTACATCCTGAAGAACACCGCGTAGCACTAAGCATCAAAGCTTTGGAAGAAAAACCGCAAGAAGAAAAAGAAGAAACTTATGAGATGCCGGAAGAATCAACTGGCTTTACCATGGGTGACATTCTTGGCGATGCGTTGAAAGACGATACAAACTCTGACGAAGAATAA